The sequence CATAGTATATCAATTCTCAAAAAAATAATCAGATGAAAAATATAGTAATAAGAAATACGGCCGTTGTTTTGGCATTGAGTTTAATGGTGAGCTGTAATGCAGTAAAAAATGCTAACAACACACAAAAAGGAGCTGCAATTGGAGCTGCTGGTGGTGCGGTTATTGGTGGAATAATCGGAAACAATGTTGGGAAAAATGGAAACACGGCCCTAGGAGCAATCATTGGTGCCGTTGTTGGTGGTGCTGCTGGAGGATATATCGGTAATAGAATGGATAGGCAGGCTGAACGTATTGAAGAAGAAATTCCTGGAGCAGAAGTAACCCGTGTAGGTGAAGGTATCAATGTTATTTTTAATGAGGACGCTGGTGTGTACTTTGATACCAATAGATCTGATGTTAAGGGAACTTCAGCAAGTACCTTGGATAAACTGGCGGGGATTTTTAAAGAATATCCTGGCTCCAATGTTTTGGTAGAAGGGCATACAGATAGCGCAGGTAGCGAAGAATACAATTGGAAGTTGTCTCAGCAAAGAGCAGAATCCGTAACTAACTATTTGGTAGGTAAAGGTATTTCCAATGCTAGATTTACTACAAAATGGTATGGAGAGACCCAGCCACGTGAAAGCAATGAAACTTCAGAAGGTAAGGCTAAGAACAGACGTGTTGAGCTGGCTATTGTTGCTAGTGAGGAGCTAAAGCAGGAAGCTTACCAGAAGACAAACTAAAAGCACAAAACATTAAGTATTTTTTTAATCCCGACCATACCAGGTCGGGATTTTTATTTTAAAGAAGTATCTTCATGGGGTGAATAGTCCCAAAGTTGTTATCATTGGTGGTGGATTGGCCGGGTTGACAGCTGCACTACATTTGGAGCAAAAAGGAAAGCAAGTCTTGGTAATTGAAAAAAACCAGTATCCAAATCATAAAGTATGTGGAGAATACGTATCCAATGAGGTTAAGCCTTATTTAGAGCAGCTTGGTTTGGAATTGTGTAATCTAGGGTTGCCAGAAATTGATACTCTTCAAATTAGTACACAGAACGGTAAACTTATTGAAGTTGATCTCCCTTTGGGAGGATTTGGTATTAGTAGGTATGTTTTTGACCATAAACTATATCAATTGGCAATAAAAAAAGGAGTGAATTTCCTTTTTGATACAGTGGTCGATGTTCAGTTTGCCAATGATGAATTCTCCGTAACACTTTCCTCAAAAGAAAAAATACATAGTAAAGTGGTTTTGGGTGCATTTGGTAAACGTTCAAATCTAGATGTTAAGTTGAATAGGGGGTTCATTCAAGAGAAATCCCCCTGGCTTGGAATAAAATCGCATTACGAAAACAATGGGCATCCATCAAATTTAGTTGGTCTTCACAACTTCCCTGGGGGATATGGAGGATTGTCCCAAACAGAGACCGGAGACGTAAACTTTTGCTGTTTGGTGAAGTATGAAAGCTTTAAAAAGGAGGGGGGTATAGAGGCGTTTAATCAAAAAGTGGTGTCACAAAATCCAATACTAAAAGATTTTTTGGCCAATTCTAAAGGTACATTTGAAAAACCGTTGAGCATTGCTCAAATATCGTTTGAAAAGAAAAAGGTGGTGGATGATCATATTTTAATGTGCGGGGATACCGCGGGTTTGATACATCCACTTTGCGGCAATGGCATGGCAATGGCCATACATAGTGCAAAATTAGCGGCGGAACAAGTGGTTATGTTTATGGAAAAACCTAACTTCACAAGAAAAGATATGGAAAAAGAGTACCAAATGCTCTGGGAAAAGAATTTTGGCAAAAGACTCTGGATGGGTCGTCGCTTACAAGACCTAATGTTGCATACCAAGTGGTTTAATTTGGGAATGCATACCGTGGCCAACTCAAAAATACTGCTTCGTAAACTTATTAGTAATACGCATGGTAATCCAATTTTGCATTGATGGACCTTTCTGTGCGTAGTGAAGAGTTGGAGCTCATGGATGATCCAAATATGGCGTTTGAGCTTTTGGAAGCCGCCTATGCAGACATTAATAAATGTAACAAATTACTGGGGGGTGAGTCAATAACCATAGATGCCGTATGGGAATTGGTGAAAGAGAGCGAAAAAAAATCGTATACGATTTTAGATATGGGTTGTGGAGATGGCACCATGCTAAGAAAACTATCCAAATATCTGAGTAAAAAAGGGGTGTTGCACAATATGGTGGGGATAGACCTAAGAGATGATGTATTGCGAATTGCCGAGGAGAAATCTCACGATTATCCTAACATAAACTTCAAGAAAGAAGACATACTAAAAGCTGATTCAAGTCTTTCTTGCGACATTTTGATCAATACATTGACCATGCATCATTTTGATGAGAACCGCATAGATGCTTTTCTAAACAAGTTTGTCAGTTTGGCCAAAGTTGGAGTTGTAATCAACGATCTTCAAAGAAGTAAGATTGCTTATGTGCTCTTTCAAGTATTTGGTTTTTTCTTTATTAAGACCAAGGTTGCAAAATACGATGGGCTTGTTTCCATAAGCAAAGGTTTCAGGAAGGATGAGTTGATGAAATTATCAAAAAAAATACCGAATGTTACACATACAATTCAATGGAAATGGGCTTTTAGGTATGTATGGGTATTGAAATTTAACCGACATAAGAATTAATGGGTCCAGTACATGTAGTTGGGGTATCAAAACAATTGCCAAAGTATAGCAGAAAAACTTCGGACATTGTTCCCTTCATAGATTTATGGCTTACAGGTCAAGATGACCGTTTTAGAAGAAAAGTGGTAAAGATATTTGAAGG is a genomic window of Flagellimonas sp. CMM7 containing:
- a CDS encoding OmpA family protein: MKNIVIRNTAVVLALSLMVSCNAVKNANNTQKGAAIGAAGGAVIGGIIGNNVGKNGNTALGAIIGAVVGGAAGGYIGNRMDRQAERIEEEIPGAEVTRVGEGINVIFNEDAGVYFDTNRSDVKGTSASTLDKLAGIFKEYPGSNVLVEGHTDSAGSEEYNWKLSQQRAESVTNYLVGKGISNARFTTKWYGETQPRESNETSEGKAKNRRVELAIVASEELKQEAYQKTN
- a CDS encoding NAD(P)/FAD-dependent oxidoreductase, which encodes MLKKYLHGVNSPKVVIIGGGLAGLTAALHLEQKGKQVLVIEKNQYPNHKVCGEYVSNEVKPYLEQLGLELCNLGLPEIDTLQISTQNGKLIEVDLPLGGFGISRYVFDHKLYQLAIKKGVNFLFDTVVDVQFANDEFSVTLSSKEKIHSKVVLGAFGKRSNLDVKLNRGFIQEKSPWLGIKSHYENNGHPSNLVGLHNFPGGYGGLSQTETGDVNFCCLVKYESFKKEGGIEAFNQKVVSQNPILKDFLANSKGTFEKPLSIAQISFEKKKVVDDHILMCGDTAGLIHPLCGNGMAMAIHSAKLAAEQVVMFMEKPNFTRKDMEKEYQMLWEKNFGKRLWMGRRLQDLMLHTKWFNLGMHTVANSKILLRKLISNTHGNPILH
- a CDS encoding methyltransferase domain-containing protein; translated protein: MDLSVRSEELELMDDPNMAFELLEAAYADINKCNKLLGGESITIDAVWELVKESEKKSYTILDMGCGDGTMLRKLSKYLSKKGVLHNMVGIDLRDDVLRIAEEKSHDYPNINFKKEDILKADSSLSCDILINTLTMHHFDENRIDAFLNKFVSLAKVGVVINDLQRSKIAYVLFQVFGFFFIKTKVAKYDGLVSISKGFRKDELMKLSKKIPNVTHTIQWKWAFRYVWVLKFNRHKN